A window from Dissulfurirhabdus thermomarina encodes these proteins:
- the dctP gene encoding TRAP transporter substrate-binding protein DctP produces the protein MIRPAALLAAVLALAAVLAPAPPAGAGTVVFKIATLSPEGAPWMVHMREGAAEIARRTSGRVAFKFYPGGVMGNDQSVLRKIRVGQLGGGAVTGGSLSSVFPDVAVYGIPFLFDSLDEVDYVRRRMDPGILEGLEQRGFVSFGLAEGGFVYLMSAAPIRAVADLRRRKVWVPSGDVVSTTVFKALGVTPIPLPLADVLTGLETGLVDTVATSPIGAIALQWHTRIRYLTDIPLSYVYGLLVVDRRLFSRLSPADQAVVREVMSRVFRELDRQNRDENRKALEALRRQGITFVEAPPEEVAELKRIAAGAVDDLAGKGVYRPATLAALRTHLAEYRRRAAAARGGP, from the coding sequence ATGATCCGACCCGCCGCCCTCCTCGCCGCCGTCCTCGCCCTCGCCGCCGTCCTCGCCCCGGCCCCGCCCGCGGGCGCGGGCACCGTGGTCTTCAAGATCGCCACCCTCTCCCCCGAGGGGGCGCCCTGGATGGTCCACATGCGCGAGGGGGCCGCGGAGATCGCCCGCCGCACCTCGGGCCGGGTCGCCTTCAAGTTCTATCCCGGCGGGGTCATGGGCAACGACCAGAGCGTGCTCCGCAAGATCCGGGTGGGCCAGCTCGGGGGCGGCGCCGTCACCGGCGGCAGCCTCTCCTCCGTCTTCCCCGACGTCGCCGTCTACGGCATCCCCTTCCTCTTCGACTCCCTGGACGAGGTGGACTACGTCCGCCGGCGCATGGACCCCGGCATCCTCGAGGGGCTCGAACAGCGGGGCTTCGTGAGTTTCGGCCTGGCCGAGGGCGGCTTCGTCTACCTCATGTCCGCGGCCCCCATCCGCGCCGTGGCGGACCTCCGGCGCCGAAAGGTCTGGGTGCCCAGCGGCGACGTGGTGAGCACCACCGTCTTCAAGGCCCTCGGCGTCACCCCCATCCCGCTCCCCCTGGCGGACGTGCTCACCGGCCTCGAGACCGGCCTGGTGGACACGGTGGCCACGTCCCCCATCGGGGCCATCGCCCTCCAGTGGCATACCCGGATCCGGTACCTCACCGACATCCCGCTGAGTTACGTCTACGGGCTCCTCGTGGTGGACCGGCGCCTCTTCTCGCGCTTGTCGCCGGCGGACCAGGCCGTGGTGCGGGAGGTGATGTCCCGGGTCTTCCGGGAACTCGACCGCCAGAACCGCGACGAGAACCGCAAGGCCCTCGAGGCCCTCCGCCGCCAGGGGATCACCTTCGTGGAGGCGCCGCCGGAAGAGGTGGCCGAGCTCAAGCGGATCGCCGCCGGGGCCGTCGACGACCTGGCCGGAAAGGGCGTCTACCGGCCGGCCACCCTGGCGGCCCTCAGGACACACCTGGCCGAATACCGGCGCCGGGCCGCGGCGGCACGGGGAGGGCCCTAG
- a CDS encoding TRAP transporter TatT component family protein, whose protein sequence is MPSIPRAAAPSARLRGLLLWLLLPLCLSSCGWMVDRATSRLAADLTEAIRNQDDPETVRQGGPAYLLLVDALIAGSPDNEELLSAGASLYGAYAGFFVDDPARARRLAGKALGYGARALCRRRAAACALRGLPFDAFRSALDGFGRGDVPALFGLATAWTGWIQANANDWNAVAELPKVQALLRRILELDEGYRAGEAHLYLGALLALRPPALGGRPEAARRHFERAIALSGGRNLMAKVLYAERYARMVFDKALHDRLLREVLAADPSAPGLTLTNTLAQERARRLLAESDAYF, encoded by the coding sequence ATGCCCAGCATTCCCAGGGCCGCCGCCCCCTCCGCCCGGCTCCGCGGCCTCCTTCTCTGGCTCCTCCTCCCGCTGTGCCTCTCCTCCTGCGGCTGGATGGTCGACCGCGCCACGAGCCGCCTGGCCGCCGACCTCACCGAGGCCATCCGCAACCAGGACGACCCGGAGACGGTGCGCCAGGGGGGCCCGGCCTACCTCCTCCTGGTGGACGCCCTTATCGCCGGGTCCCCGGACAACGAGGAACTCCTCTCCGCCGGGGCCTCGCTCTACGGCGCCTACGCCGGCTTCTTCGTGGACGACCCGGCCCGCGCCCGGCGCCTGGCCGGAAAGGCCCTCGGCTACGGCGCCCGGGCCCTGTGCCGGCGCCGCGCGGCCGCCTGCGCCCTCCGGGGCCTCCCCTTCGACGCCTTCCGCTCGGCCCTCGACGGTTTCGGCCGCGGCGACGTCCCCGCCCTCTTCGGCCTCGCCACGGCCTGGACCGGGTGGATCCAGGCCAACGCCAACGACTGGAACGCCGTGGCGGAACTCCCCAAGGTCCAGGCCCTCCTGCGGCGGATCCTGGAGCTGGACGAGGGCTACCGGGCGGGCGAGGCCCACCTCTACCTCGGCGCCCTCCTCGCCCTCCGCCCGCCGGCCCTGGGGGGGCGGCCCGAGGCGGCGCGGCGCCACTTCGAGCGGGCCATCGCCCTCTCCGGCGGCCGGAACCTCATGGCCAAGGTCCTCTACGCCGAGCGCTACGCCCGGATGGTCTTCGACAAGGCCCTCCACGACCGCCTGCTCCGCGAGGTCCTGGCGGCCGACCCCTCGGCCCCGGGCCTCACCCTCACGAACACCCTGGCCCAGGAGCGGGCGCGGCGGCTCCTGGCCGAGAGCGACGCCTACTTCTGA